The genomic DNA TGCCATACGGGCCCGGAGGTGCTCAGGAATCACGATTCCTGGGACCTCGTGGTGGAGGAACTCGGCATGGCGGAAAGAGCGCAGAGGCAGAATGCCCCCAAGGACGGGAGGAAGAGGATCGCGGAAGCGCTCGAGGAACCGCTCAAGGGTCTCTGCCTCGTAAATCGGCTGGGTGAGGATGAAATGCGCCCCGTTGTCGATTTTCCTTTTGAGGCGCTCGATTTCCTTTTCCATATCCGGAGCGTTGAGGTTCAAGGCCACTCCAATGGTGAAGTTCGTGGCCTGCCCTAAGGGGTTCCCGGCAAAGTCAAAGCCATTATTGAGCCGGCTCAGGATGAGCACCAGCCCTTCAGAGTTCACCTCAAAGACCGGGCGGGCGAAGGGATGGTCCCCAACGGAAGGAGGGTCTCCTGTGAGGGCGAGGATGTTCTGGACCCCCAGGGCGAAGGCTCCAAGGAGCTCCGACTGGAGAGAGATGAGGTTCCGGTCGCGGCAGGTGAAGTGGACAATGGACTCCACCCCCAGCTCCTCCTTGAGGATATGGGCAAGGGCAATGGGGGAAATACGAACCCGGGCCATGGGGGAATCGGAAATGTTCACCGCATCGACCCCGGCCTCCTGCAGGAGACGGACACCCTCTTTTACTCTCTCGAGGTCTGTTCCCTTCGGGGGGTTCACCTCCACGGTGAAGACGAAGTGTCTGCCGAGTTTTTCCCGGAACGCCGAGGGCGGAAGGGACAAGAGGGTGATTCTTTCCCTCTCCTCCTCCACCACCTCGATGACTGGCTCCTCCTTGAGGTTTTCTATGGCCTGTGCCAGGGCTTGAATGTGCTCTGGAGTTGTGCCGCAGCATCCCCCAAGGATTTTTGCCCCAAGGCGCACAAAGGTCCCGGCAAAGGAGGCGAAGTACTCCGGTGAGGCCCCAAAGACCGTACGCCCCTGGACGATCTGGGGGTACCCGGCATTCGGTTGAATCGAGAAGGGACCGGAAAGGTAGCGGGAGAACTCCTCAAGGAACCGCACCGCCTCATGAGGACCGCTCCCACAGTTGATACCCACAATAGAGGCACCGGCGGTCTTCAAAAAGGCAAGGACTTTAGCCATGGACTCGCCGTACCGGGTGATCCCTCCCGAAAGAAAGGAAAACTGGACGATGCAGGGAATGCTCGCATCAAGGGACCGCAAAACCTCAAGGGCGATTTCCACTTCCTGGGTTGATGCCATGGTCTCAAAGAGAACGGCATCGACTCCGGCCTCAAGGAGGGCTCCAATCTGCTCACTGTACACTTCCCTTGCTTTCTCCTCCTCGATGCCAAAGCCCCTGCCAACAGGCTTCCCAAGGGGTCCCACGCTTCCCAAAACGTACGCCCTGCCCTCAGCAGCGTCCCTTGCAAGGCGAACGCCTTGTTTCACAATATCCGCAACCTCCGCCTCAAGCCCAAAGGGGGAGAGTTTCAGGGCGTTGGCTCCGAAGGTGTTCGTCTCCAAAAGCTTTGCCCCCGCAAGGAGGTACTCCCGGTGGATGGCCGAAACAATTTCCGGGGCTGTGAGGTTGGCAAGCTCCAGGGGGGCATCCTTGGGGTACCCACGGCGGAGGAGCTCCGTTCCCATCGCACCGTCGCAGAGGCAAACCCTTGTGGCCTTGAGGAACTCAAGGAAGGGCTGCAAGTCCCCTCAACCTCCTGCGTTTTCCCCAATTATACCCTACACCTTCCCCTGGGCACAGGAGGCGACAATGCATTCTGCAACAACCTGCCGCACCGCATGCCCAACTTCAGGGAGCATCCGGTGCAGGGCAACATCATCCGGGCGGCGCCCGAGAATCTCCCGGAAGGCCTCAAGATACGCAGCCCGCAAAGCAGTGCTGTAGTTGATTTTCCGGACACCCCGGGCAACAGCGCCCTGGAGCTCTTCCTGCGGTGTCCCGCTTCCCCCATGGAGGACAAGGGGCAGTCCGGTTCTTCCCCGGATTTCCTCAAGGAGCCCGAGCTCAAGCTTCGGAGTCCCGGTGTAGAATCCATGGCGGGTTCCGACAGCCACGGCAAGGAGGTCCACCGGTGCCTCCCGCACAAAGGCTTCCGCTTCCTCCGGGGAGGTGAAGAGCTCTTCCTCCCCGTCCACGTCGCCCTCAAGTCCCCCGACTTTCCCGAGCTCCCCTTCAACGAGAACCCCAACCGGGCGGGCGATGCCAAGGATTTTCCTTGTAACCGCTACGTTCTCCGAGAAAGGAAGGCGCGATCCGTCAATCATCACCGAGGAGAAACCGTGCCGTACGGCAAGGAGGACCTCCTCTTCCGTGTGGGCATGGTCAAGATGAAGAGAAAAGGGGATGGAGAAGTGCTCCGAAAGGGAAAGGAGAATCCCTCGGAAGGCGCGGATATCCAAAGCCCGGTACTCCACCGGTGCCACCTGGATGATGACGGGAGCCCGGAGTTTCTCCGCCTCCTCGAGAATCCAGAGGATGAACTCGAAAACCGGGATGTTGAAGGCCGGAAGGGCAAACTCCCGCTCCTCCGCTAAACGAAGAAGAAGCGAGGTCGGGACAAGGGGCACAATGAATCCTCCCTTCTCTAAGGTTCGTTCCCAAGTCTCTTTGTACAGAATAGGTGGGACTCAGAGCGCACAATCCTTTACCCTTTAAGTCCACTCATAGAAATACCCTCAACAAACCTTCTCTGAAGAATTAAGAAGGCAACAACGGTGGGTAAGCAGGCAATAACAGAGGTAGCCATAACCAAACCATATTCTCTGGCCTCTGCGCCCTCATGGAAGCCAGACATAACACTACCCATTCCTACAGGAAAGGTAATTGACGCATTGCTCTGAGCCACAATGAGGGGCCAAAAGAAGCTATTCCAGGTATTGGCAAAGGTCAAAATAAGGAGCACAGCAACAGCTGGCTTAGCAAGAGGGACTACAATACGCCAAAGAATAGTCCACTCGTTAGCACCGTCCATTTTCGCCGCCTCGCTGAGCTCCTTAGGAATGCTTCTGAAAAATTGGGTGAGCAGGAAAACGCCAATAGCCTCCGCCGCCTGAGGAAGTACAATGCCAGTCTTCGTATCAATCAGCCCCATAGCTCTGATAACCCTGTACAGTGGGACGGCGGACGAATAGATTGGCACCATAATAGTAAATAGGACGAGCGCGTACAAGAGCTCTCTCCCCCTGAATCTCAATCGAGCAAAGGCATAAGCTGCCAGGATGTCACAGAAGCACGTTAGAACAAGGGTAAGCGTTACTAAAGGTAACAAGGCAAAAGCCCTAACATAGTTATCCATAGTAGGGGTCTTGGGAATCCAGCGTACTTTCGGCTCAAAGACCTCTGCTTTGGGCTTCAAAGAGGTGGAAACCATCCAAAGAGTAGGAGCCAAAAACAAAACTGTTACAAGCACCAAGAGGAAAGCAAAAAGTGAAGTTACAAACAATCTTCGTCGTCTTTGTTTTCCCTTTACTCGCCTTTTCACCCCTTGAGTACCCCTTTTAGTCAACCGTCTGCCTCAAGAATTTTAGCACTCCAAGCGACATAACCAGAATGACTGCAAAGAGAACAGCGCTAATAGTAGCAGAGTAACCAAGCTTAAAGAGTCTAAACCCGACAACATAGAGGTACTGAACAACGGTTAGCGTTGCATAGCGAGGCCCTCCACCAGTCATGGTGTAGACTTGGCCAAAGACTTGGAGGGAATAGATAATCGTCGTCAGTACCACAAAGAAGGTAGTAGGTCGCAGGCAGGGCAAAATAACACTAATGAGCCTCCTCAAGGGAGATGCACCATCTATCTGCGAGGCTTCGATGAGTTCTCTTGGAACATCTTGTAAACCAGCTAAAAATATTACCGTGTTGTAACCAATGGTCCACCACACTGAGGCAATAAAAATGCCAATCATCGCAGTTGAGGGGCTCGTGAGCCAAGGTATCGGCTTGATACCAAAAAATCCCAAATAGTAGTTGAGGATCCCATATCTGCTCTCCAAAATCCACCGCCAAAGAACCCCTACCACGGTAACCATAATTACGTAAGGCATAAAAACGGCAGTTCTCGCTACTGTCCGGCCCTTGATGTGCTGGTTCAAAAGAAGGGCCAGAAAGAGACCACCTACAACGTTCACTGGACCAACAAGACTGAGATAGTAGAGAGTGTTCTTCAAGGCTACCCAAAAGAGTCGGTCCTTCAGCAGAGTTACGTAGTTCTTGAACCCTATAAAACTTCCCTTTCCCACAATATCGAGGTCGTAGCCACTTACCACAAAATTAGCAATGATGGGACCGAGCTTGAAAACAGAGAAAAGGAAGAAATATGGAAGGAGAAACCACAAAGGAGATTCCATAACATTGAGATTAATCCTCTTTTTCATCACCGATCAAAAAATTTGCTGCCTGAGGAGGGGCTGGATCCCTCCTCAGGCAATTCCTCCTCACTCCATGAAGAGTGCGTTGACTTCTTCTGCAGCTTGATCTAAAGCCTCCTTGGCACTCTTTTCGCCTAAAAGAACCGAAAAGATAGCGTTAAGAACCGGGGACATCTGATTATCAGAACCAAAGCTGGCATTTTGGACTATCAATGGTTCGAAGTGGATGTAATCGGCTTGGTCAATAAAAACCTTGAAATGCTTGTAATCCGGTAAGCTCTTGTAAGCTTCGCTCTGGATAACTCGGAGCGAAGCAGGAATTTGGCCAGCATTGCCCCATTCCACGCTGTGGTTTACAACATAGCTCAGGAGCTTAACAGCTGCGGCTATTCTCTGCTGATTGGCTTGTTTTGGTAAAGTAAGAGTATGAGAACCTGCCCAAACAGCAGGTTTATCAAAAACCTTTGGGAAGGGAGCCAAAAGAACCTCCAGATTTTCTTGTTCCCGAACACCTGGAATCCACCAGGGTCCTTCAATAACCATCGCTACACGTCCGGTAAGGAAATCCTTGTCAATATCACTCTCATGGAGTGGGGCAACTTTGTAGGTGTAAAGGAGGTCGTAGATGAACTGCAAAGCTGCAACGCCCTGTTCACTGTTAAAGGCGGCGCGATTCTGCTCCTCGTTTAGAAACTGCCCACCCTCTTGTTGAAACAACCAACCATACCAGTATCGCATGGTATGTGGATGGTTGATACCGATAGCAAGCGCATATTGCTGCTTCTCTGGCTGAGTCAGTTTCTGCAAGACATCAAGAAAGGTTTCTCTGCTA from Candidatus Caldatribacterium sp. includes the following:
- a CDS encoding bifunctional homocysteine S-methyltransferase/methylenetetrahydrofolate reductase, which produces MQPFLEFLKATRVCLCDGAMGTELLRRGYPKDAPLELANLTAPEIVSAIHREYLLAGAKLLETNTFGANALKLSPFGLEAEVADIVKQGVRLARDAAEGRAYVLGSVGPLGKPVGRGFGIEEEKAREVYSEQIGALLEAGVDAVLFETMASTQEVEIALEVLRSLDASIPCIVQFSFLSGGITRYGESMAKVLAFLKTAGASIVGINCGSGPHEAVRFLEEFSRYLSGPFSIQPNAGYPQIVQGRTVFGASPEYFASFAGTFVRLGAKILGGCCGTTPEHIQALAQAIENLKEEPVIEVVEEERERITLLSLPPSAFREKLGRHFVFTVEVNPPKGTDLERVKEGVRLLQEAGVDAVNISDSPMARVRISPIALAHILKEELGVESIVHFTCRDRNLISLQSELLGAFALGVQNILALTGDPPSVGDHPFARPVFEVNSEGLVLILSRLNNGFDFAGNPLGQATNFTIGVALNLNAPDMEKEIERLKRKIDNGAHFILTQPIYEAETLERFLERFRDPLPPVLGGILPLRSFRHAEFLHHEVPGIVIPEHLRARMAKAQDPKEEGIAIACEVARRIKPLVAGIYIMPPFERCEMARAIIESLRKEE
- a CDS encoding class II fructose-bisphosphate aldolase; protein product: MPLVPTSLLLRLAEEREFALPAFNIPVFEFILWILEEAEKLRAPVIIQVAPVEYRALDIRAFRGILLSLSEHFSIPFSLHLDHAHTEEEVLLAVRHGFSSVMIDGSRLPFSENVAVTRKILGIARPVGVLVEGELGKVGGLEGDVDGEEELFTSPEEAEAFVREAPVDLLAVAVGTRHGFYTGTPKLELGLLEEIRGRTGLPLVLHGGSGTPQEELQGAVARGVRKINYSTALRAAYLEAFREILGRRPDDVALHRMLPEVGHAVRQVVAECIVASCAQGKV
- a CDS encoding carbohydrate ABC transporter permease; amino-acid sequence: MKRRVKGKQRRRRLFVTSLFAFLLVLVTVLFLAPTLWMVSTSLKPKAEVFEPKVRWIPKTPTMDNYVRAFALLPLVTLTLVLTCFCDILAAYAFARLRFRGRELLYALVLFTIMVPIYSSAVPLYRVIRAMGLIDTKTGIVLPQAAEAIGVFLLTQFFRSIPKELSEAAKMDGANEWTILWRIVVPLAKPAVAVLLILTFANTWNSFFWPLIVAQSNASITFPVGMGSVMSGFHEGAEAREYGLVMATSVIACLPTVVAFLILQRRFVEGISMSGLKG
- a CDS encoding sugar ABC transporter permease — translated: MKKRINLNVMESPLWFLLPYFFLFSVFKLGPIIANFVVSGYDLDIVGKGSFIGFKNYVTLLKDRLFWVALKNTLYYLSLVGPVNVVGGLFLALLLNQHIKGRTVARTAVFMPYVIMVTVVGVLWRWILESRYGILNYYLGFFGIKPIPWLTSPSTAMIGIFIASVWWTIGYNTVIFLAGLQDVPRELIEASQIDGASPLRRLISVILPCLRPTTFFVVLTTIIYSLQVFGQVYTMTGGGPRYATLTVVQYLYVVGFRLFKLGYSATISAVLFAVILVMSLGVLKFLRQTVD
- a CDS encoding ABC transporter substrate-binding protein encodes the protein MKTGIGRLIGSGLVVFLLLLGVASAADQITIRFWGGWTGPDKFGMEKIVSNFMEENPDVKVEFFTAPWTEVFTKFSTTFGTPAGPDLLAMHVSDIAQFASRGMLMRVEEIAKQNNLLAEDFPPMVWQGQFYENKQYGIPLDYHPLAVYKNVAMFRSVGVDPGVAFDSRETFLDVLQKLTQPEKQQYALAIGINHPHTMRYWYGWLFQQEGGQFLNEEQNRAAFNSEQGVAALQFIYDLLYTYKVAPLHESDIDKDFLTGRVAMVIEGPWWIPGVREQENLEVLLAPFPKVFDKPAVWAGSHTLTLPKQANQQRIAAAVKLLSYVVNHSVEWGNAGQIPASLRVIQSEAYKSLPDYKHFKVFIDQADYIHFEPLIVQNASFGSDNQMSPVLNAIFSVLLGEKSAKEALDQAAEEVNALFME